ACGAAGCcattcatgtgtggtccgcaagtTCCGACATTTATTTCCTCGAGTAATCTGGATACCTCCTTGGCATCGACACACCGTAGTAATCCCAGGTCTGGAGTCCTTCTGTATAGAATTCCTCCTCTTTGAAAGAAATGGTTGGCTAACCTTCGCATTGTGTGCTTCTGAGTATGAGTTGCGTGCTATGGATACTCTCCCtctgccaagtattccttgatgtcatggaaccatggatttccatcactttcttcttcaacatgagcacaataagccggTTGTTTATGAATTCCTTGGGATATAATCGCTGAAGTTCTTatctgggtgttgtatcatggaagataaagtggccaatgcatctacaaactcattctgaacccTCGAGACATGTttaaattctatctttgtgaatctctcGATAAGCTCTTGTACACAGTGCAAATATGGCAATATTTTAGTATTCTTTGTAGCCCATTCTCCTAGCACCTGACGCACCAAAAGATCGGAATCTCCAGTTACCAATAGCtcttgaacattcatgtcaatggccaacttgagtcccaagatgcaagcctcatattctgccatattgttggtgcatgtaAACCTGAGTTTTGTGGATACTAGATAGtgttggccggtttctgatactaagacaGCTCCgatacccactcctttgaagtttgcagcttcatcaaagaacattctccaaccatcgtaTGCCTCAGTGatatcttctcctacaaatgatacctcctcattaggaaaatacattttcaattgTTTGTATTCTCCGTCTACAGGATTTTCTGCCAAATGATTTGCCAACGCTtgccctttgaccgccttttgagttacataaacgatgtcgaactcactcagcaatatctgccactttgctaactTACCcataggcatgggtttctggaagatgTATTTCAGTGGGTCCAtctttgatatgagatatgtggtgtatgcacagaaataatgcctcaacttttGAGCAATCCATGTCAAAGCGCAGCAAGTGCGCTCCAGCAAAGAGTATCgggcttcataaggtgtgaatttcttgctcagataaTATATCGCTTGTTCCTTTCTTCCAGTCTCATCATGTATTCCCTGATTACAACCGAAAGCCTCATCCAATGCGGACAAGTAAAGCAAcagaggtcttcctggttctAGTAGGACCAGAACGGGTGGTTTAGAtaaatactccttgattttgtcgaaggccttctGGTATTCTTCAATCCTGCTTGTTGCGGCATCTTTTTTCACCATCTTGAAGATCGGATCACAGATCACGGTTGATTATTCTATGAAATGGCTGATGTAATTGAGATGCCCTAAaaagctcatcacatctttcttattCTTTGGAGGTGGTAGGTCCTGGATAGCTCTAACTTTtgacgggtctaactcaatccatCTGCGACTGAAGATGGATCCTAATAGTTTAGTAGGGACTCCGAAATCACATTTTGTAGGATTCATTTTTAGATTGTACCTTTAAAACcaatcaaagaattttctcaagtctgctatgtgatctgtactccttttggatttgatgatgacatcatccacgtgaacctctatttccttgtgtattgTGTCATGGAAAATGGTTTTCATAGCTCTTATGTAGGTGGCTCTAGCATTCTTCAAAGCAAACAACATCATTTtataacaatacattccccaatGTGTTAAAGGTTGTCTTTTtagcatcctcttcatccatccagatatgATGATATCCCGgaaagcaatccacaaaggattggagttcatgcttggcacaattgtcgatcagtttGTGTATATTGGGCAACGggaaatcatctttgggactcGTCTTGTTTAGATCTCGCTAATTAACatatactctgactttcccatccttcttcagaactggcacgatgttggccaaCCAAGTGAGATATTCAACCACTCGGAGAACATTGGCTTTGATTTTCTTGGTGACCGCCTCTTTTATCTTCAAACTCATATCCGCcatgaactttctgagcttctgctttaccggtggacacatagGATTGGTAGGtagcttgtgagccactatggatgtgctcaaaccagtcatatcgtagtatgaccatgcaaagatatcttcATACTATTTTAGGAATCTGacatactcttccttctctgacaGTGACAGGTGAATGCTTATGCATGTTTCCTTGATCATTTCGAAATCACCTAAGTTGACTGTCTCAGTTTCGTCCAAATTAGACTTAGGTTTGTTTTTAAAGTTCTCCACTTCTCTAATGATTTCTTCAGGTATTATATCATCTTCCAGATCCTCTGAAttactatccttatgttgcattgtctcattacgTATCACAGTCGTAGGTTCATCGGGATAGGTAATAATAATACTATAGAGAGAAAAtgtaaagaataataataaatacGAAAAATAGTAGCGCATTAATAAAATCTTGAAAATATCAACAAGTACGACTGGATGACTtgagcaattatttcaaaacaaaataagttcaaaacaaaatactaaaaatgtcttaatttctcaaaactattttttaaaataattaatgcTAATTGGCCAGGCTACCTAGGAACTCGATGGTCCCGGGATGGTGCAGCAatccaattcttgagaacaactccttTCTCACCGATTTGAATGGTAAGGTCTTCCTCTTCCTCCTACTCCTCAACTATCGCACTGCAATCCATGTCTTCATCATCCAGAAACAACTTCCTCATGCAAGCTAAGACTTTGTCTTCCTCAGACCCCCACATCATGTTAGCTTGATGGAATATCTGGTGCAAATGTGGTACTGGTTGTTCCAACGGATgctaaggaccacgccatggtggctaCCAATTCTGGTATTCTTGCCAGGTATATTCATACCCAAACCTGAAAGTTGTACCATGACACTTCAGATGTACTAGTTTGGTGATCCCTTGGAGGTTTTTACCGAGACCTTTGTTAGGTTCATACCCTTCTCATAGCAGTATGCCTTCTATCTTGTtgctccaccatttatcttttTCAATTGCATTGACGCGCTCAATGCGATGGTATGTTTCTCTTCCTAGCTTCTTTCTATTTTCGATGACTGGAACAGTCTGATTGGTGTAGATGGGATTACTTCCATCTCCATggatgattacctcctgatggttccattcaaacttcacagcCTGATGCAGAGTAGAAGCCACTACCCTAGCGGCATGTATATAGGGTCGCCCCAACAATAAGTTATATGTAGCAGAtatatccaacacttgaaactcAACATCAAACCAGGTTGGGCCCATCTGTAGGCTAAGGCTGATTTCTCCGATTGTGGCTATTTGAGATCCATCGAACGccttcacattcatacttatATCGTGCATGCCTTTATCCAACCTCTTCAGAGTAGTCAGTGGACATCTATTGAGACTTGAACCACCATCTATCAGGACCCTGGCGATGAACTTATCCTGAAATTGTACTATGATACGTAGTGCCctattgtgacttagtccttctggtggcaactcgtCTTCAtgaaaggtgattttgtggcttttcAATACCTTCCTGACTATGTTGGCCATCTCCCCACTGCTAATGTTGGTGGGTATATAAGCTTCACTAAGCACTTTCATCAAGGCATTCCTGTGTGTCTCAGAGTTTTGTAGCAGTGACAAGATAGATATATGAGCGGGagttttgttcaaatggtcaacCACAGAGTATTCTATTGCTTGTAATTTTCTCCAAAGGTCATCGGGGCCAGTTTCAACAACAGGCGGCCTAGATGCAGCTTCTTTGCTTGTTCCTCCCAAGTGCTCAGGTGTATAAACCCTGCCAGTTCTAGTCATGCCTTGTGCTGCACctgtttcctccatttttgcttttcctttcctCCTTGGTTCTGCAACATAATCTCATGGGATAACATCAGACTTGTAATATGGCATGGGAGAAACCATTAGAGTGAAGGGTGTAGTTACCTCGACTTCAAACGGTGCTTGGGTTTGTACCATAATGGGTGTGAGTGTGCCTGGAGATGTTTTAGGATCATCTCCCTCTCGGATGAGTCCAATTGATCCCTTCGGATCCCATTTTTCGTCAGTCTCTATCACATTCACTCCCTCACCTCTGTGATCCAGGAGATGATTGTTACGAATGTTGGGTGTAGCTTTTTTTGCATGTATAACCTTGGTGTCGATTAatgtctggatcttgtctttcaatgtATGACACTTATTAATGGTATGGCCTTTCATGCATGAGTGATATGCATATATCTTGTTTGGATTAATCCATTGAGAAGAATTTTCCATAGCAACAACAGGAATgggagtgacataaccagcaacctTCAGTCTCTCATACAGTTGGTCTATGGGTTCAGCAATTGGAGTGTATTGTTTGGATGGTCTGCGGTCGAAGTTTGATCTTGGTTTTTGGTAATTTTTGTGTTTGGTTGGTTGTGAGTAATAGTATGCGAGTTTGGTCTTATAGGCGTGGTAGGTGGTAGCAGGTTGTTGGTATTTGGGGGTGaaggttggtatgtgggtggaggtgtttggtgtGTGAGAGGAGACTTGAGACCCTGGGCTACCATCATAGCACCTACTTCTCTCTTCTTTGAGATACCTCCTGATTGCAAGGTCTTATTTGTGCCCTGAGTGCTTCAAAATTTGTCATCATTCCACTCTTAATTCCTTCTTatattctttctcccagcttgataatgttgGAGAATTtgtggttttcaataaccatcagccTTTCTTAGTATTGTGGGTCTTGTTCTCTAACGAAgaacttattcatttgttctttttCAGGTATTGGCCTTACTTTCGCAGCTTCAGATCTCCActaagtagcatactcgcggaaagtttctgttggtttcttcttgagattttgaatgtagaaaATGCCTGGTGCCTTTTCTGTGTTGAACATGAATCTATCCATAAAAACGCTTACCTAATTGACCCACTTCTTCGGGTTCTGACTGATATACCACGACAAAGCATCTCCTGTAAGGCTTCTCATGAACAACTTTATACGGATTCGTTCATCTTTGCCCACTCCTACAAGTTTTTCATAATATGTTCTTAGATGCACTTTCATATCACCAGTTctatcgaacatttcgaacttgggaggtttataACACTCCAACAGTTCTACATCTGGTTGATGAACAAGtcctcatagttcaaaccttcaatTCCATTACCACCTTTGACACTCTGAACCCTGCTAGTAAGCTTCTTAAGTTCTTCCGCCATGTTCTTAATAAGCATGTCTTTCTCGATTGGTTAAGGTATGTATAGGGTTTGTTGTGGGGTATGGGGTAaaatttccacatatatagggtttcTTTGATGAACTCCGGGAATCTGGGCATAagggtggtcattggttgagttttgtcGATCAGGAGTAGGTTGTGGTACAttctggggagtgtgataagtggtgGTTTGTGGGTATTGAGTTGGATGATGATGGTGTTGTTGAGGAGTAGGTACCGGTGGAGAGTTATGGTTCTGAGGAGGTGTGGGGTATTGATGTGGTTCGGGAGGATTTGGCGGTGGATTTTGGTTATGTGTGTTTTGGGGGGGTGCTGGGTTTTGAGTATTTAGATTTTGTTGGTAAATATCAGGGACGTTTTGGGTGAGAGAAAGGTTTTCAAAGTTCCGGacttgctcaagttctccttgtagctCCAGGAATTTCTGTTCCACGTGTAAGACCAGTTCATTCTGTGCCAGAGTACTTCGACCATCTGAAGTTCAACGTTTTCTGCAATAGTAGCGTTGTCTTTTTTGATACCACTCAAATCATccatttttcctttccctttgctTTTGCCTTATGATCACTtggtggaggaggaggtggaggacctaTAGATCTAGTGTGATATGTAGACGATGCCAGTATGCACAAACCAATCTTAGggaatgggaataatcaaaagaaagaaaaacaaacaaaaggtaaccaagtcagtAAGGGATATTGAAAGAATGCTTGCAATATTAAATATGTTTTAGCAAAATCACGTAATAATTCACGTCCTAGTTTGGGGGatctcgttgtgcccgaggtaggcctaagcgacACATAGACTTGGAAAAAATTGATGCCAATAATTGCATCATTTCATTAATGCGAAAATGAGTCAAATCCGTACTAAATCGATAATAATGGGAAAGTTACTAATGGCATTTAGCCTTATTATAATCAAAATCTAAAACTAAGCTAGAAAGCAGTAAAGAACATCATTTcttaatctacttggtcccacaAGGACCTTCCCAGTGCTTGGCTCTCTTGACTCCATCAATTAGTTCCATAGGTCACCCATATCCAACAATATGTAAGCCTTTGATAGATGACCTCCTTCACTGTCATCCGTGTTTTGATAGTCTGAAAGTCTCTTTCTCATCTTCCCCTTAAGCTCCATCAATCCTTGTTCCAAACATTCCAATCTCTCTGTCGACTTAGTGGCAATTTCCCTCCATTCGTTGATTGCTTCCATGTCCattttgtgttgttccagatcCCTAGCTCCAGAATCAAAATTGCTTTTGTGTAACCTCCTATACTTGACCTGTGCTTCATCAGCATCATCTGTGATCCTGTTTTTCAGATTAATTCCCAGCTTGACGTCTCCTGCTATATCGTCTACCATCCATGATGGGTAGAAGTACATATGAccgcatgatacctgtctggctcaatagttTCCTTTTCCACAATGACCTTCTGGTTCCACATGTGCTGTGCCTCGAACATGAATGGAATGGCGTCCCCTTTGAAGTCTGCTTTGTACTGGACCATGTTGGAAACCCTAGGTATAACCTGTTTTCTTCCCGCTTGTCTCATTACCCTTATAAGAGCATAAGGATAGATGCCCCTCAACTCGATCAGTACCATATGAGTAGTCTCTCTTGACATGATGATGAACTCACTACTAggaaaccattcaaacatccaataTACCTGCTCGTCTGACAGATTGTTGAAGAAACACACCCAACTTACAGCATTTCCAGGTTATGAAAACCTGTCTAGGATATATGTCATTTTCTTTGGGTGATGGTAAGCTATGTAGTCATTCAACAATCGTCGTAGAATCTCTTGGCGATATTCTCCCCTTTGAAATGTTCCAATAACCAAACTTGCAATAACAGATTACAACCTTTGTAGTGTCCAGATCCCTGCTTGCACCGATCTAGAGCGTGATACATTTCAGCTAAGATCATGGGGATGATGGTATAAGTTTTTCCCTCAATGCCTTCCATCAAAGTTCTTGCGACCATGGCTAGACGAGTATGAATCTTTCCCCCTTTCATTGGAAATATCAACAACCCCAAGAAGCAGACGATGAACACATAAATTTGAGGGTGTGTCCAACCCAAAGAAGTAATGGCGATTTCCTCACGATGAAGATAATATGAGTTACTGTGCCTGTAACGCTCATAAAGAAATTCAAATgggatgtatgatttctttaaatAAAGCAACTCATCATTTTTCTTGAAACCTAGCATTTTTATAAAACCGTGAGGGGTGCGATTCTCTGGCACTAATAACCCTGGACTATCCCAAGGCAACTTAGCGaaacctcctatttcttctaggagaggagtcatttctatgcCACCAAAATGGAAGACAACCCTTTTCTCATCCCAGAACATGGTAGCGGCCTCAATAAATGCCCTATTAGGTTAGATGTCGAGCAAAGATGGCAAGTCACCAAGTACCCTTCTCACATGATTCTTTTCGCAAGGCACGAGGTTTTTCAACCAATCAAGTAGCAAAGGTGGGAtgttttggaccatgccaaacctggggacttcgtgctttattttctgcaaacaaataaggttagccctttccccctccagattcGACCACTTACACAataatgatcaacatattggcacattttctccaagtaatgcacataacatGATGTTGTCCATTAGGATTGTGGAAATCCcattggactttggacaaggcttatcTTAGCTGGCTATTATGTTAGCTACGTTCTAACATGTACTAGGTTTAacatgatgcatgtacatttGATATTGGAGTAAGGTTTCTAGAATTGCCTAGACTGGTACTCTCAAGTGGAAAACTTAAGAGGGAAAGACACGggaccgtcgactgcaccgttgatcgactagtctaCCGCAAATAAACCTTTTCGATTTAAAAAGGAGTAATTTTGGAAGAGCGCGGACACTCATTAAGTATCGCTAGTTTGATATTTGGcacaagtggagtatgatgtGAAGCATTCTTTATGCAGAGATAATAACACGTTGCCAAGTATTTGCATGATAAAAATGTAGacgcagtaaatacaacagtaaGGTAAACATagaaaagaaagacaaaagaaagaagtcagTTTAATCCGTGGAATATATGCAAGAATGTAATAAAGGAGGTAATGGAGTAGGGATGGGAGAGTCATAATAGAACAGTCTTAAACAAATTGAAGAGCAATGAAGAGCAATCATAGCAAATAGAGGTGAACGGAGAAAAGATGTGCATGTTATAACGGACTTAAACGAATAAGGGTGAATAGGGAAAAGGGTGTGCATGTAATagcaaattttaaaaattaaatgtgGAGAAGGGAAGGGGTGTGCATGAAATAAGGAAAATAATCCACATAAgtcaagttcattatggtaagagcctaagtaTAAATCTCCAGCatagtcgccatgctgtcgtgccccgtTTTCTCGTGAAAGAGGGTTTCGACATTGTGACAACTCTTTTAGATGGGAGATAGAGTGCTAAAAgaagaagagtcgccacctaacggtttttaaggtgcattagggcacctattatgcagataactctatttgactagtcaacgccaccaaagatcgggtaagggctcaaattacctcaaagagaaggtgttaggaactctttgaggtccacaactatgggtcccgacTGAACTTAAAACTATATGGATTATAATTTGGCAAGATGATCAAATAGACAAAGAGAATAAAAGGTCAAAGAGTTTTATTATAACACAATGAGAATTGATAAAAATCTTAAGGtttacaaggatataactataacGGTCTATATTAGATGACTAAATGTGCCAAGAAAgaaggggggggggtcctaagttttttagcctaaaggatcaccccggcaacataaataatacttatCCACTCCCTTGAGATAGGgaattactcatattattcagcgggcacaaactatcatctcctgctacccgattactatgttaaagttgtttacctaaaagcgctctaattcaattctaagtcgcaccctatgcgtgcactacccgtcccatacctatggtccaggaggcattGGACCTCTATTTAGGGTGGTTCTATACTTTACTTAGgctgctcaaaatgataaaactaggctACATACAAAATAAGTAGAACTTCATATAAAGGTAGTTGATGactcaagttagcctccacacttagacaacaaatgcacaCAATAGATTTCTGCATTAGGCATTAGACAATTTTAGAATTGAGGCAAATTAAAGTCATTAAGtcatatagacatggtttctatgtgACTCTGAATTCCAGCATCGTGTATACAATATTATTGCTCTTAGTGGCTTAGGCGAGGAGGCAGTAAGCTATTTGTAAGCTTAGAGCTATTAGCGCTGATTTTATAGATACACATATAAGGAAGGTGGCattgtcctataggcatgattcctAATAGTGGCATAGTTAAGCAATGAAACATTGTTTGAGAGTGCAACACTAACATTGTTGATATTATAAACCATTTTAAGCGAGTGACATGGAAATTTGAATAGCATTCATGGCAGGTTGGAtgaaataacaaataaatcatACGAACCCTAttggcatgt
This genomic stretch from Nicotiana sylvestris chromosome 9, ASM39365v2, whole genome shotgun sequence harbors:
- the LOC138878175 gene encoding uncharacterized protein; this encodes MVKKDAATSRIEEYQKAFDKIKEYLSKPPVLVLLEPGRPLLLYLSALDEAFGCNQGIHDETGRKEQAIYYLSKKFTPYEARYSLLERTCCALTWIAQKLRHYFCAYTTYLISKMDPLKYIFQKPMPMGKLAKWQILLSEFDIVYVTQKAVKGQALANHLAENPVDGEYKQLKMYFPNEEVSFVGEDITEAYDGWRMFFDEAANFKGVGIGAVLVSETGQHYLVSTKLRFTCTNNMAEYEACILGLKLAIDMNVQELLVTGDSDLLVRQVLGEWATKNTKILPYLHCVQELIERFTKIEFKHVSRVQNEFVDALATLSSMIQHPDKNFSDYIPRNS